CGATTTTGTTCTTCAGGTTCTTCTACCTTACTGTTTTTAGCTATATTCATCATTGACCGATAAATTGTAGGTCGAATCTTCCAAGTCTCAGGTGCTTGTCATCTGAATTTAATGGAGAAGGAGACAAACTCGCAGAGAATTCTGTCAAATTGTAACACAATCAAGGTCTAAAAATAGACTTTATATGACTATTTTCCCCCTTTCATTTCGCTGCACCCCATGAACTATAACCCGACAAAACTCCTTCAAgtgtttcttcaatttcatctatGATCATTGTGTCCCTTCTACGCTGGCGAGGGGCAAGACTAGCGAAGAGGCTACCATTCTCGCCCTCCAGCCAGCGCTAGCCCCACGACCATAGGAACAATCAGTATGACTTCTAATGCGCACCCTTTTCAGCTCTTAGAAATCAATGTTATATCAGGCCAAGACCTGGCTCCTGTGTCCAAATCTATGCGTACTTATGCAGTAGCTTGGGTGCATCCAGGAAGGAAACTGTCTACCAAGGTTGACCAAAATGGCCACATCAATCCTCAATGGAATGAGAAGTTTGTGTTCCGCGTTGATGACACGTTCATAAATGCTGAGAACTCTTCTATCATGATAGAAATTTATGCCGCGGCATGGTTACGGGATGTTCAGATCGGGTCTGTAAGAGTTCTGATAAGCAACTTGTTTCCttctaacaacaacaaaatgcGCTTTGTTGCACTTCAGGTTCGCCGCCCATCGGGAAGACCTCAAGGGATCCTTAACATGGGGGTGCAGGTGCTGGACAGCACAATGCGCAGCATGCCTTTATATACAGAACTTAGTGCGTCTGCAGTTGGCTTCAATGACCTCATTAATGCCAAAACCAACGGGAAAGACCTTGAAGAAAAGGGTGCAAAATTGCGACGCACACAGAGTGACCGAACTGACCACACCACCACGGATGAATCTGGACTGAAAGAGGGTGGTGTCAGGTCACTTGGTGGCTCGTTGATTAACTCTTCGGTGGCTAAACCTAGTGTTAAAGACAATGGCAATGGCAATGGCAGCATGGTCAATGGATCTCTTTGCTCTGATGTGGGGCCTTCTGCGTCTGTTGTGGCAGCAGCAATTGCTAAAGGATTGATTAAAACACCAGCAAATGCTGGTCAACAAGATACAGATGGTGCAGGGAGCTCTATTCTTGAGGATTGGACAGAAAATGATAGTGCCGAAGGCCTAAGAACAAAGCTTGAGAGATGGAGAACAGAACTTCCTCCAGTTTACGATAATGATCTTCGGAAGATGCAATCGAGAAGCAGAAACAAGAAGCACAGGCGCAGGTCAGAAGGTGGGCggttgttttcatgttttggcAATGCCTTCGGGTGTGAAATTTCCATTACTTGCGGTGGGAGCAATAACAAGAAAAGGTATGGAAATCACAAGGTCTGTCATCTCAGCTCTGTGGACAGTCAATCATATTTATAAGATGACAACGAGAGTTTTTTGTCCCGTCTCTTCTTAGCACAAAACGAAAGTTGGAAATGACTTGAAATAAGTCATGGTGCTTGTACGTCTTTTTCTTTAATGGTGCCTGGTTGCTAGTAGACATTTTGCTTCTGTGTACTGTAAGAGAAAAGGTTGTTTATTTGTACATGATGAATGATGTACTTATTGTTTGTTGGGGATTTTTGTGCACAATCCTATTGGCCAAGGCTGGAGAAGGAGGATTTGCACTATAATATCAAAGGATAATAGatatctgtttttcttttttgcaatttttctaTCGTTTCTCTTGTTAATTTGCTATTTCTTCTGGAGACACAAGGAAACTTTAGAAGCACAAGCCCTCAATTTCCCTTCTGTTGAGTTACAATTTCACTTGTCAATGATAATGGCAGGGGCAGCCAGGTAAGGTTTATACAATACGACTGTAAATCTGCCTTCTCTTCAGGGCACACAGGCCTCATCACCTGATGAAATAGTCCACCCGCTAAATGACAATGGTCTGCTGTCAAACCCTGAAACCAAAACACTCTGACATCATTATTGGTGTGGACAGGATAGATGATTTTTCAAGCCTGTTTTTCTACATCATTTCCAGTGCTCCTTTTTTGGCTAGTTTTTCTTCCCCTAAGAATCCTTGATTGCTTGAGTATAAATTCATTTACAATGACAGAATCCTGCATTTTCAAAGAAAGAGTCAATGGGAGGGAAATAAATGCACCAATTCTAGGTAGTGCCATAAGCTGACAAAACTTTCTAACAACTTGCAATGTAAACCAAAGAAATCGGCAAAAGCTATCTCTCAGTGATCTCGACAGATGCATCTTGATTCCTTTGGCCCTCACCAAACCTTGGCCTTTTCTAAACCATGCAGCAAATAGCACCAACCACATATACAGTCGACAGAAAAAGCAAGTGTATTCTACAACTATAATAAGTTATGACACTTGCAAGAAATGTAGAGAAAAGTCAGACATATGAGCACAGATACCTTCCAGCCCCTCTCCCATGGCTAATAGTGATTCAAAATCCAAGCCTCTGAATGAAGAATCAAGAATAATCGCCGAGTATAGAGAGTGTAGGCGGAACCATGCCATCTTGACTGGTGGCCATGCTGTTGATGGTTGTGGAGAGTTCACTCCAAATGGAGATCAAGGTACTAAAGAAGCTTTCATCTGTGAAGCTTGTGGTTGCCATAGAAACTTTCATAGAAAACAGGTGATCATGAGGAATGGTACCATTCTTCTTGATACTCATCATTCACCTCCTCCTCCATATGGAGCTCCATATACCTCTGTCAGCGATGAAGAGTCCCTGTATAATGGAAGCAGCTCTGAGAAGAAAACGAAGGCAAGAAAAAGGCCTAAGAGAGGCACCTCAATGCGCAACAAGAAATGAGGTGAGGCCATTTTCTTCACCCACCACAATAAATTAGACTTCTCTGGTCAGCTTCA
This genomic stretch from Populus alba chromosome 19, ASM523922v2, whole genome shotgun sequence harbors:
- the LOC118056966 gene encoding uncharacterized protein — protein: MTSNAHPFQLLEINVISGQDLAPVSKSMRTYAVAWVHPGRKLSTKVDQNGHINPQWNEKFVFRVDDTFINAENSSIMIEIYAAAWLRDVQIGSVRVLISNLFPSNNNKMRFVALQVRRPSGRPQGILNMGVQVLDSTMRSMPLYTELSASAVGFNDLINAKTNGKDLEEKGAKLRRTQSDRTDHTTTDESGLKEGGVRSLGGSLINSSVAKPSVKDNGNGNGSMVNGSLCSDVGPSASVVAAAIAKGLIKTPANAGQQDTDGAGSSILEDWTENDSAEGLRTKLERWRTELPPVYDNDLRKMQSRSRNKKHRRRSEGGRLFSCFGNAFGCEISITCGGSNNKKRYGNHKVCHLSSVDSQSYL